The following nucleotide sequence is from Populus trichocarpa isolate Nisqually-1 chromosome 11, P.trichocarpa_v4.1, whole genome shotgun sequence.
AGGATAATTGTCAAGAAACATCATCATAAGTAATCTGCTCCAAAATTATTCAGACAGTTTCTTTCTAGTTTagcatcaatattatttttaagttccCTTAATTTATTATGACAGGGGTTTCCCACTTTGGTTACATTTCATTCCTGGGGTTCAGTTTCGAACAAGTAATGATATATTTAAGGTACATTGTtatcttgatgatgatgatgcatttaatagtaataatgtTATTGCTGCTGATTAGTTTAATCTTTTCCTATAAGTTACATGATGCATCATTGTCCCTGCAGAATGCAATGAAGAGTTTTCTGACAAAAATTGTCGATCTAATGAAGGATGATAATCTTTTTGCATCACAAGGAGGACCAATCATTCTTGCTCAGGTGGTTGACCAATattctatttctatttattaataGTAGAAATTTACAATCATAAGTTTTCATACTACAAAAGACATGTACTGTCTTTGTGATTATCCTGCTGCGTGTGAAGATTTTTGACACTTCTTAGATCTTaatcttttcttggttgctaTTTGAAAATTCTTTCAGGATGCACTATTGTTAAGCTCTGACATATATATAAGTTAGCCACTGCTGTTTATGAAATCAGCACTATATTATGTTGTGCAACAAGAAAGTCTTGTTGATTTCATGTCCTGTGTGTGCTGTAACAGGTTGAGAATGAATATGGAAATGTTCAATGGGCATATGGGGTTGGTGGAGAATTATATGTCAAATGGGCTGCAGAAACTGCTATTAGTCTAAACACAACTGTACCTTGGGTGATGTGCGTACAAGAAGATGCTCCTGATCCAGTTGTATGATTAATTTGATAACAAATCCCTTTTGTTCTCTGCAGGTGTATTCTGAACAGCTTATAGCAACTTCGGACTATAACATGCTTTTTATTTGTTCCTGCTCGTGTGTTTATCATTTCATTGCAGATAAACACATGCAATGGATTTTACTGTGACCAGTTTACCCCAAATTCCCCTTCCAAACCAAAAATGTGGACTGAGAACTATAGTGGATGGTAATAATCCAGAGCTGATTTAGCTTAATTGTTTCCTTGTGAGAGAACATCAAGAATGATTCAAGGTTCTGGTTAATCAGAGAAGTCTGAAGAATAAGATGTCCTATGTCCTATTCAATATTGCAGGTTTCTTGCATTTGGCTATGCAGTTCCTTATCGACCTGTTGAGGACCTAGCATTTGCTGTTGCACGATTTTTTGAGTATGGAGGTTCTTTTCAAAACTATTATATGGTTAGGCCGTAACATGTTCTGCTTCTCCTATTCTGTTTTATACATTGAATAAGTGAACCTAATGTCATAACACAGTTATGCAACTCTCATTTCCATTTCTCTCCTCTGTGCTGATATTTATTTGCAGTATTTTGGTGGAACCAACTTTGGACGAACTGCGGGAGGTCCTTTGGTTGCAACAAGCTATGATTACGATGCCCCGATAGATGAATATGGTAAACTTTTTGATAATGGATATACTGATTTATCTCAGCTTAAAAAGATCCCTAAGTCGATGCATGCACCCCCAAGTAAATTATTCCATTTAACCAGTAAATCAATCTGCTGAGCTGCAATCTTATCATTGTCTTTGCACACGTGATACATTGGTCCTGTGCAATAATCATTTTCATGGTCACCCTTTTCAATTCACTGTAATCTGCATCATCACCATGATGTTTCTGACCATTTTAGGATAGAATTAAGTCAATTGGCATATACTTTGCAGTTGACCTGTGTCAGTGATAAGAATCCTTTTAATTACATCTCTTGTCTAATTATATcagaatcaaatttttttagcgCTTTGCAAGGCAATATTTATCCGAGATAAAGCTGTAGTTTCAAACTGATACAGAATACCTTGTGGCTGTTTATCTAATGCAGGTTTTATTAGACAGCCAAAGTGGGGCCACTTACGTGATTTGCACAGTGCAATAAAGCAGTGTGAAGAATATTTGGTCAGCTCAGATCCAGTTCACCAGCAGCTAGGCAACAAGTTAGAGGTATGCTGGATGTGATACATTACCTTCTCCATCAAGATTGAATCATCAGAGCTTCTCAAAACCCTGAATTTAGCTTGTTTAcaccgatatatatatatatatatatttctgtcTGCCACTAATTTAGAAAATTAGTTTCAATTCTTATTCCATAGACCCCAATGGCTGCTTTTGTTACCTACCTCATTGAAAATTCATATTCTGTTAATGCTCTACTGTTTTAGATGACAGGCTTGGTGTTGTCCACACAAGTCTCCATTTCTTTGGAAACCAGCTTCTGATATATTTCGGTCAATTTGATGACTAAACAATATATAAGACATTGTTGGGATAATCTTTGTTGCCAAGATGCTGTCCTTGATTCAGGATTAAGGAACATAAAGTAATTTGCGTATATTAAAGCTGATAAGTTGTTGACAAACCCTGCTTTTAGTGCTTCCCATTGCAATTTTAGCAATGACATGCTTATGTTTTCTACATGCCTTTCCCTACTGCATTATGGAACTCATGCTTTAAGATTCTCACACTATATGATGCCATTAATAAGCTTTCTTCATTGGTTTCCTGCATTTTGCACTGACCCTTTTCTTTCGTTTCATCAGGCACATGTCTACTATAAGCATTCCAATGATTGTGCAGCCTTTCTTGCCAATTATGACAGTGGTTCAGATGCAAATGTCACATTTAACGGCAACACGTATTTTCTTCCTGCATGGTCTGTGAGCATACTTGCAGATTGCAAGAATGTCATTTTCAACACGGCTAAGGTACTCATCGAAAGATTATAAATGACTAAAGACTACAACCTTCAATACAAAATTCTTTTGCTGGTACATAGGAAAATGAAAATCTTGCGTGGTGATTATGTGACTGTATTGATAAGTGTAGCAATCATTCATACAAATTTATAGGCAAAAGACATGCTTAAATTACGCAGCAATTCATTTCTCGCATCCTTCTTTGTATTGAAGGTTGTTACGCAAAGACATATAGGAGATGCTTTGTTTTCCCGCTCCACCACTGTTGATGGAAATTTAGTGGCGGCATCACCATGGAGTTGGTATAAAGAGGAAGTGGGTATTTGGGGTAACAACTCTTTTACAAAGCCAGGTTTACTGGAGCAGATTAATACAACAAAAGATACCAGTGATTTTCTATGGTACTCAACCAGGTAATTCATTCGGCCTTCATCATTAATATTGTTGGTTCTTGTGCGGACGAGTAATTGATTACATCTAGTTAACTTGGAAAACTTGGATGATCagttaaatttattcttttcgAAATCAAATGTTTCTAccaacctttttgttttttgttcagaTGGAAAGTGATTTAATAAACTAAGCAGGCCTCTGAAATATGTTTCTGTTTCCTTTCAGAAATAATTTGAATCTATGCTGTATTTAGTCTTTTCTGAAGAAGATTGGTGCCTTTTTTCACGAACCTTTTACCCAAACTAACTCCTACTTTTTCTCATGACTCTTTAATTTTGGGTTCCCTTCTCCTTCGGGCTTTGCTTCACCATATTGGCAGTCTTTATGTGGAAGCTGGACAAGACAAAGAACACTTATTGAATATTGAGAGTTTGGGGCATGCAGCACTTGTTTTTGTTAACAAGAGATTTGTAGGTAGGTTTGCTAGTGGCTATCTGACTTGATTTTGCAATATATGACTTTTGTCTCTATGATGCTAATTCATGTTGGGAttttgttatggattttttttccagctgatttaaattatttgttcaGGATGCAAGTCTTCTTCTGTCTTGATTGGTTTTAGTTTCTGTATTGGAAGCTTCATTTTGCCCTTTTTCTTCAGTTTTCATGACTCTAATCTGTTTTTAGCTGCTGTTTCATCATATTTTCAGCCAGCATTCTTACATCTTCAGTTTCTCTGATTGCTTATCTATTGATATCATTTCACATGGAATCATCTTGAATTACAGGGTTCCCATTTTAGCTAATTGCCTGCGGATACAATATCAGCCattctaataaataattttcaaagctATTTGTTGCTGCTTTGCCTATTGTGTCTATGAATTATTATGATAAGTGGTGCACATTGCATATTGGATACACTTCAGCTTTCGGATATGGCAATCATGACGATGCAAGCTTCTCACTCACTCGGGAAATTAGTCTTGAAGAAGGGAATAACACACTGGATGTTTTAAGCATGCTGATTGGTGTACAGGTAATGACAGATTCATTTACTTTCCAAGTAGATTGTACTGATGTGTGAACACAAGCACCATCTGATCAGTTTTAAATGTTCTCTGCAAGTCGATATGCATTGGCACAAAATCAGTATTGGACTTTTTCGCAGTGTCTTCCTGCCCCAATCCATACGAGGAATAAACTCCACGAGTGTTGGACAATTTAGCTCTTCTTTCTGCCCTGCTATGACCCATTTGAAAATCTCTTGGCTAGTGGTCTGTATGCGGGTGGCCTACCCTCATAGATTTCCTTCGCTTTATAAGAGTTTGCCAACCTTAATATAACAACATGTAGATGCACGTGCACATGCTTCCTGTTCAAGTGTCTGCCTTAAGCTTATGTTATTTCACTGACTATTTTTTTGCTTATGTTATTTGTCAACTCTTGTTCATAAATCATTCCTTTTCCCTCATAATCCAAGGGAAAATTCTACATTCCTGGTCCGTGTGCCATTTTgttaattgatgatttttttttcacgttCTTAACAAAGTATCAATACAAGCCACTTAAACATGCATAGAATCTCACTGCTCTTGCTACTCCTCTAGTAGCATACGATGCTTCGTGTATTTAAACTACCTGGTCCTTGGAGCAACAAACCTGTCTCTAGTTATTTTAAGCTATCTTTGATGCTTGTTACTAGCATCTCTAATGTTTTCTCTGTGCATCAGAACTACGGACCATGGTTTGATGTTCAAGGAGCTGGAATTCATTCTGTTTTTCTTGTTGACTTGCACAAGAGCAAGAAAGATCTCTCTTCCGGGAAATGGACCTACCAGGTTAAAATACATCTTATATACCAGCTTGACTTGGAAAGATTCTGTCCTATATAGAGTTTTCTGTAATCTATCTATTTGAAGCTCTGCCAAACGAAGTTCAATTTCTAGACATCACAAGTTAACTGTCTTTTTTctgagaaaaagaaattaaaataccaaGCCCTTGCGCTGAGAACAGCCTATTACTGTACTCCCCCACCCTCCATGCAAGAGAACACTTCACTCCTGTTAATCACCAAGAAGATTTCAACTTTAGCTGCCCTAAACATTTTCTCCTCTCCAGGTGGGACTTGAAGGGGAATACCTTGGACTGGATAACGTCAGTCTTGCAAATAGTTCACTGTGGAGTCAGGGGACTTCTCTACCTGTTAATAAGAGCTTGATATGGTACAAGGTAAGTGGATACATTCAACCGTCAAAGGTATtagttcattaatttttaatgattaagtGTATAATGCATATGTTTCAAGAATTGGTTGATGAAAGATTTCTCTTATATTTCTCAAACTTAGCACTGGCTGCAGTTAAGCCATCATTCTTGTTTCTCGATCCCTTTTATGGCTTTATAGGTTTGATGATTCCCTTCTTTTTCACATATCAAGCACCTCTATGGTTTAGCATTCATGGATGTTTGAACTCCTTGACAGTTCTTGTTAAGTAGATTGCCGTTGTCATTTTTCTTGGAAAACTTTGTTGATTTGCCCATCATGAAAATGAAGTTTCTGTGTTGTAGATATGTGATGAGAAACtattattgatgaagaaaaaTTGTGAAACAGTTGAGTCAGGCTAGGGGAAATTTATGTATTATGAGCTTGAATTTACAAGCTACAACTTTTGTTCAGTTCTATCGATAATGAACTGTAAGGTGCCAGTTAAATAAAGCACATATTTCAAATCAGGCTCTGCTCCTCTCCAGTCACCTGTTGAAGTTACTTTTTCCTAGGAGTTCACCACCGGACTACTGCATCcttattttggtttttgctTTCATTCTTAGGCTACTATCCTTGCTCCTGAAGGGAACGGTCCCCTAGCCTTGAATCTAGCAAGCATGGGGAAGGGCCAGGCATGGATTAACGGGCAAAGCATAGGACGATATTGGTCCGCCTATCTATCACCATCAGCCGGTTGCACCGACAATTGTGATTACAGAGGTGCTTACAATTCATTTAAATGCCAAAAGAAATGTGGTCAACCTGCTCAAACACTGTAAGTGTAATACTCACAGTGTTTATTCTATATGAATACAGTAAGACTAGCAAAATAAATTCCTTGTATGAGAACCAAGATCATAGGTTCAATTCTTTTGTTCTTCGAATGCTTTTCCATGTATTTTATCTAATGTTCATTTTATTGCACTTGCAAGTTACATCATAACTAAAACATAATtacaaatgatgaaatcatttGTAAGTAATTTATCATTTCTCTCTAACCTATTTAACGAGAAGAGGTATCATTGC
It contains:
- the LOC7495262 gene encoding beta-galactosidase 6 isoform X1, which gives rise to MTSGIMGRKNSCLALVLLVVLVFQCVWVERVWCVTVTYDHKALVIDGKRRVLQSGSIHYPRTTPEVWPEIIRKSKEGGLDVIETYVFWNYHEPVRGQYYFEGRFDLVRFVKTVQEAGLFVHLRIGPYACAEWNYGGFPLWLHFIPGVQFRTSNDIFKNAMKSFLTKIVDLMKDDNLFASQGGPIILAQVENEYGNVQWAYGVGGELYVKWAAETAISLNTTVPWVMCVQEDAPDPVINTCNGFYCDQFTPNSPSKPKMWTENYSGWFLAFGYAVPYRPVEDLAFAVARFFEYGGSFQNYYMYFGGTNFGRTAGGPLVATSYDYDAPIDEYGFIRQPKWGHLRDLHSAIKQCEEYLVSSDPVHQQLGNKLEAHVYYKHSNDCAAFLANYDSGSDANVTFNGNTYFLPAWSVSILADCKNVIFNTAKVVTQRHIGDALFSRSTTVDGNLVAASPWSWYKEEVGIWGNNSFTKPGLLEQINTTKDTSDFLWYSTSLYVEAGQDKEHLLNIESLGHAALVFVNKRFVAFGYGNHDDASFSLTREISLEEGNNTLDVLSMLIGVQNYGPWFDVQGAGIHSVFLVDLHKSKKDLSSGKWTYQVGLEGEYLGLDNVSLANSSLWSQGTSLPVNKSLIWYKATILAPEGNGPLALNLASMGKGQAWINGQSIGRYWSAYLSPSAGCTDNCDYRGAYNSFKCQKKCGQPAQTLYHIPRTWVHPGENLLVLHEELGGDPSQISLLTRTGQDICSIVSEDDPPPADSWKPNLEFMSQSPEVRLTCEHGWHIAGINFASFGTPEGKCGTFTPGNCHADMLTIVKKACIGHERCSIPISAAKLGDPCPGVVKRFVVEALCSE
- the LOC7495262 gene encoding beta-galactosidase 6 isoform X2, encoding MTSVTYDHKALVIDGKRRVLQSGSIHYPRTTPEVWPEIIRKSKEGGLDVIETYVFWNYHEPVRGQYYFEGRFDLVRFVKTVQEAGLFVHLRIGPYACAEWNYGGFPLWLHFIPGVQFRTSNDIFKNAMKSFLTKIVDLMKDDNLFASQGGPIILAQVENEYGNVQWAYGVGGELYVKWAAETAISLNTTVPWVMCVQEDAPDPVINTCNGFYCDQFTPNSPSKPKMWTENYSGWFLAFGYAVPYRPVEDLAFAVARFFEYGGSFQNYYMYFGGTNFGRTAGGPLVATSYDYDAPIDEYGFIRQPKWGHLRDLHSAIKQCEEYLVSSDPVHQQLGNKLEAHVYYKHSNDCAAFLANYDSGSDANVTFNGNTYFLPAWSVSILADCKNVIFNTAKVVTQRHIGDALFSRSTTVDGNLVAASPWSWYKEEVGIWGNNSFTKPGLLEQINTTKDTSDFLWYSTSLYVEAGQDKEHLLNIESLGHAALVFVNKRFVAFGYGNHDDASFSLTREISLEEGNNTLDVLSMLIGVQNYGPWFDVQGAGIHSVFLVDLHKSKKDLSSGKWTYQVGLEGEYLGLDNVSLANSSLWSQGTSLPVNKSLIWYKATILAPEGNGPLALNLASMGKGQAWINGQSIGRYWSAYLSPSAGCTDNCDYRGAYNSFKCQKKCGQPAQTLYHIPRTWVHPGENLLVLHEELGGDPSQISLLTRTGQDICSIVSEDDPPPADSWKPNLEFMSQSPEVRLTCEHGWHIAGINFASFGTPEGKCGTFTPGNCHADMLTIVKKACIGHERCSIPISAAKLGDPCPGVVKRFVVEALCSE